The following nucleotide sequence is from bacterium.
TATCGCTAAATCAACTTAGTACAATCGCTTTTAAGCAGGAATTTTACTTTTCCAAAAATCAGAAAAAGACGAGTAGCCTTGAAGCCTGCTTGCAGAAACAGCTTGGGAGTCAGCTTCTGTATTCCCAACACCAACCAGCAATTCGACCCCGGTGCCAAGAGTTTGTGCATTCGGGGCAAGGCGTTCTGTAATTAAACCAATCGTTGATTGGGTAACTTTTTCTTTTGAAACATGAAGGGCAAGTTCAACTACAAAC
It contains:
- a CDS encoding MCE family protein, producing the protein MFSFYLIISLAAQFASGKLPVMPFQTVQVTFEQLNGLKTGSPVYLESSLVGTVSQIDYELGVDKSNKKNGKFVVELALHVSKEKVTQSTIGLITERLAPNAQTLGTGVELLVGVGNTEADSQAVSASRLQGYSSFSDFWKSKIPA